A stretch of the Panicum virgatum strain AP13 chromosome 9N, P.virgatum_v5, whole genome shotgun sequence genome encodes the following:
- the LOC120688581 gene encoding protein NRT1/ PTR FAMILY 8.3-like, translating to MAGAERGEEAALEQGLLAPEEPNQLIYTGDGSVDFSGNPVVKETTGRWKACPFILGTECCERLAYYGISTNLVTYLTKKLHDGNASAASNVTTWQGTCYLTPLIGAILADAYWGRYWTIATFSTIYFIGMAILTLSASVPVLMPPSCEGSFCPPASPFQYTVFFLGLYLIALGTGGIKPCVSSFGADQFDDTDPAERIQKASFFNWFYFSINIGALISSSFLVWVQDNVGWGLGFGIPTVFMGLAIISFFSGTSIYRFQKPGGSPITRVCQVAVASLRKWNVHVPEDSSLLYELPDGVSAIEGSRQLEHTDELRCLDKAATITDVDVKTADFTNPWRICTVTQVEELKILLRMFPIWATTIVFSAVYAQMSTMFVEQGMVLDPSLGSFKVPPASLSTFDTLSVILCVPIYDYILVPLARRFTGNEKGFTELQRMGIGLVISVVTMSVAAILEIKRLAIAREQHLVDQNVPVPLSIFWQIPQYFLVGLSEVFTFIGALEFFYDQSPDAMRSLCSAFQLLTTAFGNYLSTFILTMVAYFTTRGGNPGWIPDNLNQGHLDYFFWLLAGLSFLNLVVYVVCASKYKSKKAT from the exons ATGGCTGGCGCGGAGCgcggggaggaggccgcgctgGAGCAGGGGCTCCTCGCTCCGGAG GAACCGAACCAACTAATATACACTGGAGATGGATCTGTCGACTTTTCTGGAAATCCTGTTGTGAAGGAAACAACTGGTAGATGGAAGGCATGTCCATTCATATTAG GTACTGAATGCTGTGAGCGGCTGGCCTATTATGGCATCTCTACAAACCTTGTTACTTACTTGACAAAAAAGCTACATGATGGAAATGCCTCTGCTGCTAGCAATGTGACTACATGGCAGGGAACTTGCTATCTGACTCCCCTTATTGGAGCAATCCTGGCTGATGCATACTGGGGGAGGTATTGGACAATTGCAACATTCTCCACGATATACTTCATT GGGATGGCAATACTGACTCTTTCAGCATCAGTGCCTGTGCTCATGCCTCCATCCTGTGAAGGATCCTTCTGCCCACCAGCAAGCCCTTTTCAGTATACTGTCTTTTTTCTTGGTCTTTATCTGATTGCCCTGGGTACTGGTGGAATTAAGCCATGTGTCTCATCCTTTGGAGCGGATCAATTTGATGATACAGATCCAGCTGAGCGAATCCAGAAGGCATCTTTCTTTAACTGGTTCTATTTTTCAATAAACATTGGTGCTCTCATATCAAGCAGCTTTCTGGTTTGGGTCCAAGACAATGTAGGATGGGGGCTGGGCTTTGGCATCCCGACCGTATTCATGGGGTTGGCAATCATAAGCTTCTTCTCTGGCACATCAATTTATAGGTTCCAGAAACCAGGAGGTAGTCCTATTACACGAGTATGCCAGGTGGCTGTTGCCTCTTTGCGCAAGTGGAATGTACATGTCCCAGAGGACAGCTCCCTCTTGTATGAGCTACCTGATGGGGTGTCGGCAATTGAAGGGAGCCGACAATTGGAGCACACCGATGAACTCAG ATGTTTGGACAAGGCTGCTACAATTACTGATGTTGATGTGAAAACAGCTGACTTCACTAATCCATGGCGGATATGCACTGTTACCCAGGTGGAAGAACTGAAGATACTGCTAAGGATGTTCCCTATCTGGGCAACAACAATAGTGTTTTCCGCTGTTTATGCTCAGATGTCAACTATGTTTGTGGAACAGGGGATGGTGCTTGACCCATCCTTGGGTTCATTCAAGGTTCCTCCAGCATCCCTATCCACTTTTGACACGCTAAGTGTCATTCTTTGTGTCCCTATCTACGATTACATACTGGTCCCACTAGCTAGGAGATTCACTGGCAATGAGAAGGGCTTTACGGAGTTGCAGAGAATGGGCATTGGCTTGGTAATCTCCGTCGTAACCATGTCAGTAGCTGCAATCCTCGAGATCAAGCGGCTGGCGATTGCCAGGGAGCAACACTTGGTGGATCAGAACGTCCCAGTCCCACTGAGCATATTCTGGCAAATCCCTCAGTACTTCTTGGTCGGTCTATCAGAGGTGTTCACGTTCATCGGGGCACTTGAGTTCTTCTATGATCAGTCACCAGACGCCATGAGAAGCCTCTGCAGCGCATTCCAGCTCCTCACGACAGCATTTGGGAACTATCTCAGCACGTTTATTTTGACTATGGTCGCCTACTTCACGACAAGGGGAGGCAACCCTGGATGGATTCCAGATAACTTGAACCAAGGGCACCTCGATTACTTCTTCTGGCTCCTCGCTGGTCTCAGTTTTCTGAACTTGGTCGTATATGTCGTCTGCGCCAGCAAGTACAAGAGCAAGAAAGCAACTTGA